DNA from Desulfovibrio sp. X2:
CGAGCAGCCCGCGCGCATCCAGCGCAAGACCATGCGGCTGCAGCTCACGCCCCAGCTTTCCGAGGACGGGCTGTCCTTCGACCTCATGCTCTCGGCCGAGGGCAAGCCGCCCTTCAACATCTCGGGCCAGGAGGTCTTCTTCTACGGACAGATGCCGCTGTGGGTCTACTGGAAGGGCACGTTCTATCCGGTGCAGACCGGCCTCGACGCGAGGTTCATCAAGGAGCTCGTCGAGCACAACCCCATCGTGCCGCACGCCGAGATCTCCGAGTTCCTGGACCGCGTCTGGACCAAGCTGCCCTCCTCGGACCTGCACGGGCAGGAAGAGTTCCTGGCGCGCATGGCCCCGATCTTCGTGCCCGCGAACTACAGCCCGAAGCTCTTCCTGGACGAGGAAGGCAGCCTGCTCACCATCCAGATCCAGAACGTCTACGAGACCGAGCACACCGAGGTCGCGCTGCCCGGCCCCAACCCGGACCTGCAGACCGGCGCCTACAATTACGAAGGCAAGTCCTTCCTCCTGCGCCGCAGCCAGGCCGAGGAGCAGGAGCTGCTGAACCTCCTGCAGGAGATGAATTTCCAGCCGCGCTCCAACTCGCTGTGGTTCCTCGAGCAGGAGGAGGCCATCTCCTTCCTCCTCGACGCCTATCCGAAGCTCGTGGAGCGCTACCGCGTCTTCGGCGAGAAGAACCTGACCCGCTACAAGGTCCGGCTCAGCAAGCCCGTGGTCGTGGGCGAGATCACGAGCGAGGAAGAGGACAAGTGGTTCAAGCTCGACCTCTCGGTCGAGTACGACGGCCAGAAGGTGCCAATCGAGAAGATCTGGAAGGCCTGGACCCAGGGCAAGCGCTACGTGCAGCTGAAGGACGGCTCCTACACCTCGCTGCCCGAATCCTGGCTCGAGAAGCTGGCCCACAAGCTGCGCGCGCTGGGCTACGATCCCGAGAAGGCCCCCCAGGCCCGCTTCAACCAGTTCGACGCGCCCGTGCTCGACAAACTCGTGGAGGACCTGGACGAGGTCCACACGGATTCCTTCTGGAACACCCTGCGCGAGCGCATCCACAGCTTCCAGGAGATCCGCCAGATCATGGCCCCGCGGGGGCTGAACGCGCAGCTTCGGCCGTACCAGGAGCAGGGGCTGTCCTATCTCAACTTCCTGCGCGAATACGGCTTCGGCGGCATCCTCGCGGACGAGATGGGCCTGGGCAAGACCGTGCAGACGCTCTCCTTCCTGCAGTATCTGCGCGAGAGCAAGATGGAGGGGCCGAGCCTGATCATCGTGCCCACCTCGGTCATGCCCAACTGGGAGCGCGAGTGCCAGAAGTTCGTGCCCGAGCTGAAGAGCTTGGTCATCTACGGCGCGCGGCGCGAGAACCTCTTCAAGCAGGTGGCCGAGTCGGACATCGTCATCACCACCTACGCCCTGCTCCGCCGCGATCTCGACGAACTGGAGAAGTTCGAGTTCAACGCGCTCATCCTCGACGAGGCGCAGAACATCAAGAACCCGAACACCATCACCGCGCGCTCGGTGCGCCACCTGAACGCCAAGATGCGCCTGTGCCTCTCGGGCACGCCCATCGAGAACAACCTTTTCGAGCTGTGGAGCCTCTTCGAGTTCCTCATGCCCGGCTTCCTCGGCTCGCAGCACTCGTTCCAGCGCGGCATCGTGAAGCCCATCAAGGACGGCGACGAGGAGACCCTGACCTACCTGCGCCAGCGCGTGAAGCCCTTCATCCTGCGCCGCACCAAGTCCGAGGTGGCCAAGGACCTGCCGCCCAAGGTGGAGAGCGTGCACTACTGCGCCCTGGCGGACGAACAGCTGGAGCTCTACGCGGCCCTTGCCAAGAAGCTCAAGGAACAGGTCATGCGCGACGTGGACGAGAAGGGCATGGCCAAGTCGCAGATGTCCATCCTCGACGCGCTCCTCAAGCTCCGCCAGATCTGCTGCCACCCGAGGCTCCTCAAGCTCGACATGCCCGGCGTGTCCACCAACCTGCCCTCGGGCAAGTTCGACGCCTTCAAGGACCTGGTCACGGACATCATCGAGGAAGGCCACAAGGTGCTGGTCTTCTCGCAGTTCGTGCAGATGCTGCACATCATCCGCAGCTGGCTGCAGATCAACAAGGTCCCCTTCGCCTACCTCGACGGCACTTCCAAGGACCGCTTCGACCAGGTGGACATGTTCAACAACGACCCGTCCATCCCCATCTTCCTGATCTCGCTCAAGGCGGGCGGCACGGGCCTGAACCTGACCTCGGCCGACTACGTCATCCACTACGACCCGTGGTGGAACCCGGCCGTGGAATCCCAGGCCACGGACCGCACGCACCGCATCGGCCAGACGCGCCAGGTTTTCTCCTACAAGATGATCTGCCAGAACACGGTGGAGGAGAAGATCCTGAAGCTGCAGGACCAGAAGCGCGGCATCGCCGACGCCATCATCCCGGGCCAGGACTCCTGGAAGTCGCTCACGCGCGACGACCTGGAGATGCTCTTCGAGATCTAGGAAAGCCCCAGCACGGACGGCAAGTCGGACGACACCAAGACGGACGACGGCCGGGAGTGATCCCGGCCGTTTTTTTTGTGCGCGCCCGGGCCGGGATCAGGAGAGCAGCTCGCGCGCGCCGCGCACCAAGGCCTCGCCGAGCTCGTCGAGGAGCGGCGAGCGCAGGTTCCAGCAGTGCCAGAAGAGGTCCACCTGCACGGTGCATCCCGGCGCCAGGTCCACGAGGGAGCCGTGGCCCTCTCCCGCTCCCGCTGCGGCATCCAGATACGGAAAGCTCTGGGCGTCGGGCAGCATGCCCGCGGCATGCCCCTGTCGGATGAAGGTCACGAAGCCCTCGGACGAGGGCAGCCAGTGGGCGCGCAAGGGCGGGGGCTCTCCGCCCAGGACCTGGCGCAAGAGCTTGTTGTGCAGGTCGTCCTTGCGGTTGAAGATCACAAGGGGCAGCTGCGCTGCAGCCTCGGGCGTGAGCCCGTCCGGACACCACCAGTCCCTGTAGTCCGGCGCGGCCACCAGTCGGTAGCCCATGCTGCCGAGGGGCACCACGCGGCAGCCCTGCATGGCCTCGGGCCGCACGCTCACGCAGCCCACGACCTCGCCGTCGCGCAGGAACTCGTGCGTTGCCTCCTGGTCGTCCACGCGCAGATCGAGCAATACCCTGTGCTCGCGCACGAAACCGTCCAGGGCGGGCAGGAACCATGTGGCCAGGCTGTCCGCGTTCACGCCCACGGGCAAGGTCGTGAAGGCCCGGCCGCCATCCAGCTCCCCCCCGCCGGGCATGGCCTCGGCCAGGACGTCCTCCTCGAGCCGCCGCACCTGTCGCCAGTGGGCCAGAAGGCGCCTGCCGGTCGCGGTGGGCGCGGGCGGGGAGGAGCGCACCAGCAGCACCTGCCCCAGGCCCTCCTCGAGCGCGCGGATGCGCTGCGACACGGCCGATTGCGTCAGATGCAGGACGCGCGCCCCCTTCTCGAACCCGCCTTCCTCCACCACGACGGCCAATGCTTCCAGACAGCGATAGTCGATCATGATCGTGCCATTAGCAAAATTAATCATGCTCGAAAACTATTCATTTCACTGAAAGGCATGTGCTCGGTATGGTGTCCACAGCAAAGGAGGATCCATGGCTGTCTCGTCTTTTCCCTTCCTGCCCTTTCTCCAGGGGTTCGGCACGGGCTGCGGGCTGATCGTGGCCATCGGCGCCCAGAACGCCTTCGTGCTGAGCCAGGGCATCAGGCGACAGCACCATCTGCCCGTGGCCCTGGTCTGCAGCCTGTGCGACGCGGCGCTCATCGCCCTCGGCGTGGCGGGCGCGGGCGCGGCACTGGCCGCCTCGCCCCTCGTGCGGCAGGCCGCGGCCCTGGGCGGAGCGGCCTTTCTCGCCTTCTACGGCCTGCGCTCGGCCCGTGCGGCCGTCGCCGGAGGCGGGGCGCTGACCGCGGCCCCGGAATCCGGAGAAGGCGGAGGACAGGAGAAAGGGCTCGTCGCCACCCTGCTCGTGACCCTGGCGGTGACGCTCCTCAATCCCCACGTCTACGTGGACACGGTGCTCCTGCTCGGCGGCATCGGCGCGCAGTACCCTCTTCCGGCCCGCTGGCTCTTCGGCGCGGGCGCCGCCCTGGCCTCGTGCACCTGGTTCTTCTCCCTCGTGCTCTGCGGCCGCCTGCTTGCCCCCCTCCTCGCCCGCCCCGGCGCCTGGCGCGTCCTGGACGGGATCATCGCCTGCATCATGTGGAGCGTGGCGGCCGGACTGCTCTCCATGTCCTTCGCCCGCTGACCCCGCCTCCCCGATGATGTTTCTTGCCTCGGAGCCCGGGATGGCGCTAGATACGGGCAAGCATCCGGATCGGCATGAAGCGTCTTTCGGCTTCCTCTCGTGCACCCAAGCCCTGCAAAGGTTGTCGCATGCGTGCTTTCCTCAGCGCTCTCGCCTTGTGCATCCTGTCCGCCTGCCTTCTGTGCGTCACTGGTTGTGAAAAGAAGAAGTCGGCGCCGCCGACGCGCACCGTGCAGGTCGGCGTGGCCGAGGTCCGCCGGGGGGATGCCCCGCTGGTCGCGCGCGGCGTGGGCCACGTGCTGGCCCTGAACACCGTGGACGTGCAGTCGCAGGTGACCGGCATCATCAAGTCGCTGCATTTCCAGGAAGGCTCGTTCGTGAAGCGCGGGCAGCTCCTGGCCGAGATCGATCCCGAGCCGTTCAAGGCCGCGCTGGAGCAGGCCCAGGGGACCCTGGCCAAGGACACGGCCACGTCCGCGCAGGCCCGGCGCGACTACGAGCGTTACAAGGACCTGGTAGGCCGTGAGGTGATCAGCCGCGACGAGTACGAGCAGTACCTGACCGCAATGCACACCTCGGAGCAGCAGGTCAAGGCGGACAAGGCCGCCGTGGACACGGCGCGCATCAACCTCGGCTACTGTGCCATCCGCGCGCCCCTCGACGGCGTGGCGGGATACCAGCAAATGAACGCGGGCAACACCATCAACGCCTACCAGGGAACCCTGGTGAGCATAAACCAGGTGCAGCCCATCCAGATCCGCTTCTCGGTCAACCAGAGCGAACTGCCCGCGCTGCGCAAGTATTCCAAGGATGCCGAGCTCCCGGCCTTCGCGCGCGTCGCGGGGAGCCACGAGGACGTGCCCGAGCAGGGTGAACTCACGGCCATCGACAACTCCGTGGACCCGCAGACCGGGATGATCACGCTCCAGGCACAGTTCCCCAACACGGAGCTGGCGCTCTGGCCCGGGCAGTTCATCCAGGCCGGGGTGACCCTGACCGTGGAGAAGGGCCGTCTGCTCATCCCTTCCGTCGCCGTTGTCGCGCGCCAAGAAGGGAACTTCGTCTTCGTGGTCACGCCGCAGAACACGGCGGAGCTTCGGTCCGTGAAGATCGGCCGCACCGTGGGTGACGACGTGGTCGTGCACGAAGGGCTCAAGCCGGGCGAGAAGGTCGTCACCGAGGGCCTGGTGCAGCTCTCCCCCGGCGTGTCCGTGAGCGTGTCCGCGCCTGGGGCCCAGTCCGGCGGGAAGGCGGGCAAACAGGCTGACGGCAAGGCCGAGACTGCGGCCGAGGCCGTGAAATGACCGACATCTTCATCCGGCGCCCGGTCGCCACGGCGCTCATCGTCTTCGGCCTGCTCTTCCTGGGGCTGACGGCCTACGACACCCTGCCGGTGAGCGAGATGCCGGCCATCGACTTTCCCACCATCCAGGTCACGGCGCAGCTCCCGGGCGCGGACCCCGAGACCATGGCCTCCTCCGTGGCCACGCCGCTCGAGAAGCAGTTCACCACGGTCCCGGGCATCAACTCCATGAGCTCGGTGAACACGCTCGGCCGCACGACCATCGTGCTGCAGTTCGACCTGGGCCGGAACATCGACGGCGCGGGCTCGGACGTGCAGACGGCCATCTCTGCGGCCCAGGGCTACCTGCCTCCCACCCTGCCCAACCCGCCGACCTACCAGAAGGTCAACCCGGCGGACTCGCCCATCCTGTTCATCGGCATGCATTCGGACACACTGCCGCTCTACACCCTCACCGAGTACGCCAAGACCTACGTCTCGCAGCGCATCTCCATGGTCGCGGGCGTGGCCCAGGTGGCCATCTACGGCGACCAGACCTACGCCCCGCACATCCAGCTCGACCCGGACAAGCTCGCCGCCCTGAACCTGCCCATCAATGCCGTGGCCGGGGCCTTCCAGTCGGAGAACGTCAACCTGCCCGTGGGCACGCTCTACGGCAAGGTGAAGCTCTACACCATCAAGGCCCGCGGCATGCTCATGTCCGCCAAGGACTACATCAGGCAGATCATCGCCTGGCGAGGCGGCACGCCCGTGCGCCTGTCCGACGTGGGCACGGCCATCGACTCCACGGTCAACGACCACAACCTCTCCTTCCACAACCAGAGCCCCTCGATAACCCTTGCCGTGCGCCGCCAGCCGGGCACCAACACCATCGAGATAGCGGACAACATCAGGAAACTCCTGCCCGCCATCCAGGCGAGCCTGCCCACGTCCGTCCAGTTCGAGGTCATGTACGACCGCTCGCAGACCATCCGCGACTCGGTGCAGGACGTGAAGTTCACCCTGGCCCTGGCCGTGGTCCTGGTCGTGGCCGTGGTCTTCCTCTTCCTGCGCAACGTCCGGGCCACGATCATCTCCTGCGTGGCCCTGCCCGCGGCCATCATCGGCACCTTTGCGCTCATGAAGGAGGCGGGCTTCTCGCTCGACAACCTCTCGCTCCTCGCGCTCATCCTGGCCGTGGGCTTCGTGGTGGACGACGCCATCGTCATGCTCGAGAACATCGTGCGCCACATGGAGATGGGCAAGCCGCCCTACCAGGCGGCCCTGGACGGCGCGCGCCAGATCGGCTTCACCATCATCTCCATGACTCTGTCCCTGGCCGTGGTCTTCGTGCCCGTCATGTTCATGGCAGGCATCCTCGGCCGCATCCTGAACGAGCTGGCCGTGACCATCACCATGGCCATCCTCGTCTCGGGCTTCCTCACGCTCAGCTTCACGCCCATGCTCTGCAGCCAGTTCCTGCGCCACGCGCCCTCGCTCGAGAAGCCGAGCCGCCTCTTCTCCCGGGTGGAAAAGGCCTACGAGGCGAGCCTGCACTTCGTGCTCGGGCACCGCTTCATCGTGCTCATGGCCTCCTTCGGCGTGCTCGGCCTGACGCTGTGGATGTTCGCGGTCATGCCCATGGGCTTCATCCCCACCACGGACTCGGGCTTCATCTACGGCTATGCCCAGGGCGAACAGAGCGCGTCCTTCGACGCCATGAAGAATCGCATCCTGCGCGTCAGCAAGCTCGTGGAAGAGGACCCCGACGTGCACCGCGTGGTGAGCATCGTGGGCGTGGGCGGGCCGAACACCTCCATGAACAACGCCGCCTTCTTCACCCTGGTCAAGCCCGCAAACGAGCGGCCGGACAAGGCGGACATCGACACGCTCCTGGCGCACCTGCGGCGCCGGGTGGCGGGCATCTCTGACCTGCGCCTGTTCATGTTCAACCCGCCCGCCATCCAGATCGGCGGACGCTCCACGCGCGCTCTGTACCAGTTCACCATGCTCGCGCCGGAGACGGACAAGCTCTATGCCGTGGCCCGCCGCTTCGAGGCGTCCATGCGCGCGCTGCCCGAGGTGCGCGACGTGAACTCGGACATGCAGATCGACGGCCCTCAGGTCACTGTGCACATCGACCGCGACAAGGCGTCCAGCTACGGCATCTCGGCGGGCGCCATCGAGACGGCCCTGTGGTCGGCCTACGGCTCGCGCCAGATATCGAACATCTATGCGTCCACGGACACCTACCGCGTGGTCATCGAGGTGCTGCCCGAGTTCCAGCGGCGGCCGGACCTGCTGTCCAAGCTCTACGTGCAGCCGGACCTGGCCACCAACACGGACAAGAACGCGGGCAAGCTGGTGCCGCTCGACAGCCTGGTCACGCTCAAGGAAGGCGTGGGCCCGATCACGGTCAACCACACGGGCCAGCTGACCTCGGTCACCATCTCCTTCAACACCGCGGCGGGGCATTCCCTGAGCCAGGCCACGGAGGCCATCACCGCCCTGGCGCACAAGGAGATCCCCCCGGAGATATCCTACAGCTTCCAGGGCCAGGCCACGGCCTTCCAGGAATCCGCGGCCAGCGTGCCCTTCCTGCTGCTCCTGGCCATCGTGGTCATCTACATCATCCTGGGCGTGCTCTACGAGAGCTTCATCCACCCCCTGACCATCCTCTCCGGCCTGCCTTCCGCGGCCCTGGGCGGCCTCCTGGCCCTGCTCGTCTTCGGCCGAGAGCTCGACCTCTACGGCTTCGTGGGCATCATCATGCTCATCGGCATCGTCAAGAAAAACGCCATCATGGTCGTGGACTTCGCCATCGCGGCGGAGAAGGAGGGCAAGTCGCCCATCGACGCAGTGTTCCAGGGCTGCGTCATCCGCTTCCGGCCGATCATGATGACCACCGTGGCGGCCATCGCGGGCATCCTGCCCATCGCCCTGGCCTACGGCGCGGGCGGCATCGCCCGCCAGCCCCTGGGACTCGTGGTCGCGGGCGGCCTGGCCATCTCCCAGGTGGTCACCCTCTACCTCACGCCGGTCATGTACACCTACCTCGACGACCTGCAGCAGTGGCTGAAGCGCAAGCGGGGCAAGGCGGAATCCACCTAGAGACGCATCGGAGCCCCGGCCGAAGACAGGGAAACGAAAAGGGCGCGGACCATGCGGTCCGCGCCCTTTTCGTTCGCTATGCCTGAAGCGCCGTTCCGAATCAGAAGGGCACGTCGTCCATGCCGCTGGCTTCGCTCGGGAAGGCCGGGCCGAGGTCCTCTTCCTCGTAGGGAGAGGGCTGGCGCTGCTGCTGGGGACGTCCGCCGCCGCGCTGCTGTTGCTGCGGGGCCTGGCGCTGCTGGGGCGGGGCGTAGGCGTCGCCGCCCTGCTCCATGGCCTGGCCGCGCGGGCTGTCCAGACCCTGCACCGTGCCGCCGAAGGGCTGGACCACGATCTCCGTGGTGTAGCGGTCCTGGCCGTCCTTGTCCTGCCACTTGCGGGTGCGAAGCGCCCCCTCCACGTAGACCAGGCGGCCCTTGCCGAGATAGTTGGCGCAGAACTCGGCGGACTTCCCGAAGACCGCGATGCGGTGCCATTCGGTGCGCTCGATCTTCTCGCCGGAATTCCTGTCCTTGTAGGACTCGTCCGTGGCCACGTTGAAGTTGGTCACGGGCTGCCCGGAAGGCAGGTAGGACAGCTTCGCGTCGGACCCCATGCGTCCGATGATCATGACTTTGTTCAGGCTGCCGGCCATGTGGTGCTCCTTGAATGTGATGGGGGGTATGTAGCGCGGCTGCGCCGATTCATCAATCGGGTCCTCGGCCCCGACCCGTGGGATTTCCCCGACGGGCTGCGCGAGGCCGGTAAAGGGCCGTGCCCGCTCAGGCGGCGGGCATCCTGGCTTCGAGGTCGGCCAGGGCCTCCTCCAGGCGGCTGGACAGATTCTCCGCCTCGGCGGGCTTCCAGTCGGCGAGTGCGGCCTCCACCTCGCGCTTGCGCGCGGCCACGGCGGGCAGCTCCTTGTGGAGCACGGCCTTGGCCTCCTTGGGCATGTCGCCGAACTCGGTCATCTCTCCGAGCTGGTCCACCAGCTCGAGCAGCCCCTTGCGGTCAGCGGGAGAATATTCCGGCGCGGGCCAGGCGGCGGCGTACAGTCGGGGGAAACTCTTTTCCGCCTCGTCCGGAGCGAAAGTGGATGCCGAGACCCTGATCTGGATGTATCTGCCCATGCGAGCCTCCCGCGCCTATTTGACCAGGTCGCGTATCTTGGCGTTGGCCTCGCCCAGCCGCTCCGCGAGCCGGTTGACCACGAAGCGGTGGATGGCCGAGGCGAGATGGGGATCCCTTGACTGGATCTCCTCCAGCATCTTCTTGGAGAGACGATAGATGACGCAGTCCTCCGTGGCAACGACCGAGGCCGAGCGCGGCGCCTCCGCATAGATGCCCATCTCGCCGAAGACGGTGCCTGCGCCCATCTTGACCAGGCGGATGATCTTGTTGCCTTCGAGCTCGAGCTGGACGTTCAGGTGGCCGGACTGGATCAGGTACATGGCGTCCGAGGGATCGCCCTGGCGGAACACGGCCTGCCCCTTGCGCACCTCGATGCGCTCCAGGTAGCCCACGAAGCCCGAGACCACGGCGGGATCGGGCAGCGCGGAGCGCAGGATGTCCTCGATGCTGACGGCACGCTCCGCGAGCTTGCCCGCGTCCTCGAGGAGGCGGTCCTCGCACCACTCCAGCGCGAAGTCGGCGTCCACGAAGGAGCGCGTCACCCCGGCCGGGTCGTTGAGCGCGAAGCCGACGCCCTGCAGCTGCCCTTCCACCTCGAAGGGCAGGCCCGCGAAGATGAGCGTCACGCCGAATTCCTCGGCCAGCTGGCGCAGCTTGCGCAGGCCGATGATCACGGCCGAATCGAGCCCGTTGACCAGTCTGAAGTCGAGGATCACGAAGCGGACGGGCGGCTGGTCCGAGGCCAGGAACCGCTCGCGCAGCTGCTTGAGGATCGTGCTCGTAGAGCCGAGGAAGATGAAACCCTGCAGGCGCAGGATGTGGATCTGCCCGCCCTGCTCGCGCAGCAGGCGCAGCTGCTCGGGCGCGCGGTCCACGTTGGCGCGGTTGGCCGCGCCCGAGAGGGCGAACTTGATCACGTTGA
Protein-coding regions in this window:
- a CDS encoding efflux RND transporter periplasmic adaptor subunit yields the protein MRAFLSALALCILSACLLCVTGCEKKKSAPPTRTVQVGVAEVRRGDAPLVARGVGHVLALNTVDVQSQVTGIIKSLHFQEGSFVKRGQLLAEIDPEPFKAALEQAQGTLAKDTATSAQARRDYERYKDLVGREVISRDEYEQYLTAMHTSEQQVKADKAAVDTARINLGYCAIRAPLDGVAGYQQMNAGNTINAYQGTLVSINQVQPIQIRFSVNQSELPALRKYSKDAELPAFARVAGSHEDVPEQGELTAIDNSVDPQTGMITLQAQFPNTELALWPGQFIQAGVTLTVEKGRLLIPSVAVVARQEGNFVFVVTPQNTAELRSVKIGRTVGDDVVVHEGLKPGEKVVTEGLVQLSPGVSVSVSAPGAQSGGKAGKQADGKAETAAEAVK
- a CDS encoding DEAD/DEAH box helicase; the encoded protein is MTHDEEGRAKEILSHFIKDSVPEYILEGAQSILDSGGVRKLSLKKREQFWDIDAQIQGDDFQSYAAELGLNLQDGNINYYCNCPDSFSGVCRHIGAGALKLLQSLEIPDDQEEAPKVRTDWRQSYRSFFATAHEPEAGKHYLVYRFYAEPGRLQVAFFRARQNKSGLSQVQNEVTLAQIYENEDWCESVPLLPEAARQVASFLDYAGHRVELPAGLLTWFLWAIKDEYYLFQADSEQPARIQRKTMRLQLTPQLSEDGLSFDLMLSAEGKPPFNISGQEVFFYGQMPLWVYWKGTFYPVQTGLDARFIKELVEHNPIVPHAEISEFLDRVWTKLPSSDLHGQEEFLARMAPIFVPANYSPKLFLDEEGSLLTIQIQNVYETEHTEVALPGPNPDLQTGAYNYEGKSFLLRRSQAEEQELLNLLQEMNFQPRSNSLWFLEQEEAISFLLDAYPKLVERYRVFGEKNLTRYKVRLSKPVVVGEITSEEEDKWFKLDLSVEYDGQKVPIEKIWKAWTQGKRYVQLKDGSYTSLPESWLEKLAHKLRALGYDPEKAPQARFNQFDAPVLDKLVEDLDEVHTDSFWNTLRERIHSFQEIRQIMAPRGLNAQLRPYQEQGLSYLNFLREYGFGGILADEMGLGKTVQTLSFLQYLRESKMEGPSLIIVPTSVMPNWERECQKFVPELKSLVIYGARRENLFKQVAESDIVITTYALLRRDLDELEKFEFNALILDEAQNIKNPNTITARSVRHLNAKMRLCLSGTPIENNLFELWSLFEFLMPGFLGSQHSFQRGIVKPIKDGDEETLTYLRQRVKPFILRRTKSEVAKDLPPKVESVHYCALADEQLELYAALAKKLKEQVMRDVDEKGMAKSQMSILDALLKLRQICCHPRLLKLDMPGVSTNLPSGKFDAFKDLVTDIIEEGHKVLVFSQFVQMLHIIRSWLQINKVPFAYLDGTSKDRFDQVDMFNNDPSIPIFLISLKAGGTGLNLTSADYVIHYDPWWNPAVESQATDRTHRIGQTRQVFSYKMICQNTVEEKILKLQDQKRGIADAIIPGQDSWKSLTRDDLEMLFEI
- a CDS encoding LysE/ArgO family amino acid transporter → MAVSSFPFLPFLQGFGTGCGLIVAIGAQNAFVLSQGIRRQHHLPVALVCSLCDAALIALGVAGAGAALAASPLVRQAAALGGAAFLAFYGLRSARAAVAGGGALTAAPESGEGGGQEKGLVATLLVTLAVTLLNPHVYVDTVLLLGGIGAQYPLPARWLFGAGAALASCTWFFSLVLCGRLLAPLLARPGAWRVLDGIIACIMWSVAAGLLSMSFAR
- a CDS encoding LysR family transcriptional regulator ArgP; this encodes MIDYRCLEALAVVVEEGGFEKGARVLHLTQSAVSQRIRALEEGLGQVLLVRSSPPAPTATGRRLLAHWRQVRRLEEDVLAEAMPGGGELDGGRAFTTLPVGVNADSLATWFLPALDGFVREHRVLLDLRVDDQEATHEFLRDGEVVGCVSVRPEAMQGCRVVPLGSMGYRLVAAPDYRDWWCPDGLTPEAAAQLPLVIFNRKDDLHNKLLRQVLGGEPPPLRAHWLPSSEGFVTFIRQGHAAGMLPDAQSFPYLDAAAGAGEGHGSLVDLAPGCTVQVDLFWHCWNLRSPLLDELGEALVRGARELLS
- a CDS encoding single-stranded DNA-binding protein; the protein is MAGSLNKVMIIGRMGSDAKLSYLPSGQPVTNFNVATDESYKDRNSGEKIERTEWHRIAVFGKSAEFCANYLGKGRLVYVEGALRTRKWQDKDGQDRYTTEIVVQPFGGTVQGLDSPRGQAMEQGGDAYAPPQQRQAPQQQQRGGGRPQQQRQPSPYEEEDLGPAFPSEASGMDDVPF
- a CDS encoding efflux RND transporter permease subunit; its protein translation is MTDIFIRRPVATALIVFGLLFLGLTAYDTLPVSEMPAIDFPTIQVTAQLPGADPETMASSVATPLEKQFTTVPGINSMSSVNTLGRTTIVLQFDLGRNIDGAGSDVQTAISAAQGYLPPTLPNPPTYQKVNPADSPILFIGMHSDTLPLYTLTEYAKTYVSQRISMVAGVAQVAIYGDQTYAPHIQLDPDKLAALNLPINAVAGAFQSENVNLPVGTLYGKVKLYTIKARGMLMSAKDYIRQIIAWRGGTPVRLSDVGTAIDSTVNDHNLSFHNQSPSITLAVRRQPGTNTIEIADNIRKLLPAIQASLPTSVQFEVMYDRSQTIRDSVQDVKFTLALAVVLVVAVVFLFLRNVRATIISCVALPAAIIGTFALMKEAGFSLDNLSLLALILAVGFVVDDAIVMLENIVRHMEMGKPPYQAALDGARQIGFTIISMTLSLAVVFVPVMFMAGILGRILNELAVTITMAILVSGFLTLSFTPMLCSQFLRHAPSLEKPSRLFSRVEKAYEASLHFVLGHRFIVLMASFGVLGLTLWMFAVMPMGFIPTTDSGFIYGYAQGEQSASFDAMKNRILRVSKLVEEDPDVHRVVSIVGVGGPNTSMNNAAFFTLVKPANERPDKADIDTLLAHLRRRVAGISDLRLFMFNPPAIQIGGRSTRALYQFTMLAPETDKLYAVARRFEASMRALPEVRDVNSDMQIDGPQVTVHIDRDKASSYGISAGAIETALWSAYGSRQISNIYASTDTYRVVIEVLPEFQRRPDLLSKLYVQPDLATNTDKNAGKLVPLDSLVTLKEGVGPITVNHTGQLTSVTISFNTAAGHSLSQATEAITALAHKEIPPEISYSFQGQATAFQESAASVPFLLLLAIVVIYIILGVLYESFIHPLTILSGLPSAALGGLLALLVFGRELDLYGFVGIIMLIGIVKKNAIMVVDFAIAAEKEGKSPIDAVFQGCVIRFRPIMMTTVAAIAGILPIALAYGAGGIARQPLGLVVAGGLAISQVVTLYLTPVMYTYLDDLQQWLKRKRGKAEST